A window of Streptomyces gilvosporeus contains these coding sequences:
- the sbnA gene encoding 2,3-diaminopropionate biosynthesis protein SbnA, with product MPIISAPHEFNEDDLYVDLRSSIGMPLYLKCEGFNFAGSVKQKAALEMVEAAERSGLLTSDSVLVESSSGNLGVALATIAASKGYRFVCITDNRCNLATRQMMEALGAEVHTITEPDPEGGFLGARLAHVRRLCAGDERYVWLNQYLNTNNWRAHHRLTAPHIARRFPELDVLFIGAGTTGTLMGCARWFREHRPAVRIVAVDSVGSVTFGGPAVPRMIPGLGAGVRPPLLDESFVDDVVQVPEIDTVRTCHRLVGHGFLFGGSTGTVVAGAAQWFAEHTPDADRITAVAIAPDLGERYLDTVYQSNWVRHLYGSAALDADGSAVAETA from the coding sequence GTGCCGATCATCTCGGCTCCGCATGAATTCAACGAGGACGATCTCTACGTGGATCTGCGGTCCTCGATCGGGATGCCCCTCTACCTCAAGTGCGAGGGGTTCAACTTCGCCGGTTCCGTCAAGCAGAAGGCCGCCTTGGAAATGGTCGAGGCGGCCGAGCGGTCGGGCCTGCTCACCAGCGACTCGGTGCTGGTGGAATCCTCGTCGGGCAACCTCGGGGTCGCGCTCGCCACGATCGCGGCGAGCAAGGGCTACCGGTTCGTCTGCATCACCGACAACCGCTGCAATCTGGCCACCCGTCAGATGATGGAAGCCCTCGGCGCCGAGGTCCACACGATCACCGAACCCGACCCCGAGGGCGGCTTCCTCGGCGCACGGCTCGCCCACGTCCGGCGGCTCTGCGCGGGCGACGAGCGCTACGTCTGGCTCAACCAGTACCTCAACACCAACAACTGGCGGGCGCACCACCGGCTGACCGCACCGCATATCGCGCGGCGCTTCCCCGAACTGGACGTGCTCTTCATCGGGGCCGGCACCACCGGAACGCTGATGGGATGCGCGCGCTGGTTCCGGGAGCACCGGCCCGCGGTGCGCATCGTCGCCGTCGACAGCGTCGGCTCGGTCACCTTCGGCGGCCCGGCGGTGCCCCGGATGATCCCCGGGCTGGGGGCCGGGGTGCGCCCGCCGCTGCTGGACGAGTCGTTCGTGGACGATGTGGTGCAGGTCCCGGAGATCGACACCGTACGGACCTGCCACCGGCTGGTCGGCCACGGATTCCTCTTCGGCGGCTCCACCGGGACCGTCGTCGCCGGCGCCGCGCAGTGGTTCGCCGAGCACACCCCCGACGCCGACCGGATCACGGCCGTGGCCATCGCCCCCGACCTGGGGGAGCGCTATCTGGACACGGTCTACCAGTCCAACTGGGTCCGTCACCTCTACGGATCCGCGGCACTCGACGCGGACGGATCCGCGGTCGCCGAGACGGCCTGA
- the sbnB gene encoding 2,3-diaminopropionate biosynthesis protein SbnB, whose amino-acid sequence MSPSAPAPSFAVISGGQVHRALDGRHREVVDLIDAAYRTHGAGDTVNPPSYFLRFPDRPDSRIIALPASIGGEVQVDGLKWISSFPSNITEGIPRASAVLILNDPRTGYPLACLESSIISATRTAASAALAADRLSAHRERPRRIGFFGVGLIARYVHQYLAGTGWSFDETGVFDLSAEYAGGFAGYLEGASDGTGRITVHDSAEDLIRTSDLLVFATTAGTPHVTDPDLFQHNPLVLHVSLRDLSPEVVLSATNIVDDVEHCLKANTSLHLAEQQVGHRDFVDGTLDDVLTGRLTPAADRPVIFSPFGLGVLDLAVGKHVYDTVLAAGELPVVEDFFHEMRRYG is encoded by the coding sequence ATGTCCCCTTCCGCCCCGGCGCCCTCGTTCGCCGTGATCTCCGGCGGCCAGGTGCACCGCGCCCTCGACGGCCGGCACCGTGAGGTCGTCGACCTGATCGACGCCGCCTACCGCACGCACGGCGCGGGCGACACCGTCAACCCGCCGTCCTACTTCCTGCGCTTCCCGGACCGCCCCGACTCCCGCATCATCGCCCTGCCGGCGTCGATCGGCGGCGAGGTGCAGGTGGACGGGCTGAAGTGGATCTCCAGCTTCCCCTCCAACATCACCGAGGGCATTCCGCGGGCCTCCGCCGTCCTCATCCTCAACGACCCCCGCACCGGCTACCCGCTGGCGTGCCTGGAGAGCTCCATCATCAGCGCCACCCGCACCGCGGCCTCCGCGGCGCTGGCCGCCGACCGGCTCTCCGCACACCGCGAACGCCCGCGGCGGATCGGCTTCTTCGGCGTCGGGCTGATCGCCCGCTATGTGCACCAGTACCTCGCGGGCACCGGATGGTCCTTCGACGAGACGGGCGTGTTCGACCTGTCCGCCGAGTACGCCGGCGGGTTCGCCGGCTACCTGGAGGGCGCCTCCGACGGCACCGGGCGGATCACCGTGCACGACAGCGCCGAGGACCTGATCCGCACCAGCGATCTGCTGGTCTTCGCGACGACCGCCGGCACCCCGCACGTCACCGACCCCGACCTGTTCCAGCACAACCCCCTGGTGCTGCACGTGTCGCTGCGCGACCTCTCGCCCGAGGTGGTGCTCTCGGCGACCAACATCGTCGACGACGTCGAGCACTGCCTGAAGGCCAACACCTCGCTGCACCTGGCCGAACAGCAGGTCGGCCACCGCGACTTCGTCGACGGCACCCTCGACGACGTGCTCACCGGACGCCTCACCCCCGCCGCCGACCGCCCGGTGATCTTCTCGCCGTTCGGCCTCGGGGTGCTCGACCTCGCGGTCGGCAAGCACGTCTACGACACCGTGCTCGCCGCCGGGGAACTCCCGGTCGTCGAGGACTTCTTCCATGAGATGCGTCGATACGGCTGA
- a CDS encoding TauD/TfdA family dioxygenase, producing MTSQTLTAAPGAAENDAPAALPVLRVAPQQGTAADRAEAHRDAVQDLIAEHGAVLLRGLGVGSPDEVAAVARALGVTPMTERERFAPRRSYAEGVYSSSEWPADEPMCMHHELSYATEVPSLLVFGCLTAPATGGRTAVADSQEVLKALPADLVAPFARDGWLLTRMYHDIGVSWTEAFGTDDRSAVDAYCAAAGLEHEWLPDGRLRTRQRRSAVVEHPRTGAPVWFNQVAFLNERTLDPMVRDYLVDVYGPEGLPFNTAYGDGTALTGETVETLNAAYRAATVGEPWQDGDVLLVDNLRMAHSREPYEGDRDIVAILGNPVRLAGHVLS from the coding sequence ATGACTTCCCAGACCCTGACCGCCGCCCCCGGCGCGGCCGAGAACGACGCGCCCGCCGCCCTGCCCGTCCTGCGGGTCGCCCCGCAACAAGGCACCGCGGCCGACCGGGCCGAGGCCCACCGCGACGCCGTCCAGGACCTGATCGCCGAGCATGGCGCGGTGCTGCTGCGCGGCCTCGGCGTCGGCTCGCCGGACGAGGTGGCGGCGGTGGCGCGGGCGCTCGGCGTGACGCCGATGACCGAACGCGAGCGGTTCGCCCCCCGCAGGTCGTACGCGGAGGGCGTCTACTCCTCCTCCGAATGGCCCGCGGACGAGCCCATGTGCATGCACCACGAGCTGAGTTACGCCACCGAGGTGCCGAGCCTGCTGGTCTTCGGCTGTCTGACCGCCCCCGCCACGGGCGGCCGCACCGCGGTGGCCGACTCGCAGGAGGTGCTCAAGGCGCTGCCCGCCGATCTGGTGGCCCCCTTCGCCCGCGACGGCTGGCTGCTGACCCGGATGTACCACGACATCGGCGTGTCCTGGACGGAGGCGTTCGGCACCGACGACCGGTCCGCGGTCGACGCGTACTGCGCGGCGGCGGGCCTGGAGCACGAGTGGCTGCCGGACGGCCGGCTGCGCACCCGCCAGCGCCGCTCCGCCGTCGTCGAGCACCCGCGCACCGGCGCGCCGGTCTGGTTCAACCAGGTCGCCTTCCTCAACGAGCGGACCCTGGACCCGATGGTCCGCGACTACCTCGTCGACGTGTACGGCCCCGAGGGCCTGCCCTTCAACACCGCGTACGGCGACGGCACCGCGCTCACCGGGGAGACCGTCGAGACCCTCAACGCGGCCTACCGCGCCGCCACCGTGGGCGAGCCGTGGCAGGACGGCGACGTCCTCCTCGTCGACAACCTCCGCATGGCGCACAGCCGTGAGCCGTACGAGGGCGACCGCGACATCGTGGCGATCCTCGGCAACCCGGTCCGGCTCGCCGGGCACGTCCTTTCCTGA
- a CDS encoding non-ribosomal peptide synthetase — translation MAGAVAGFHESPAGEGSWREVIAQVATEAGRAEALRAWAGVAAQDQVSAERVAGYLLTALRALIADPDAPHHLHSLLSPEELAVQLEDFAGPVRPLPDRRFHELFEERVRRHPDAVAAVLGERSWTYRELNRRANKIAWSLHHRGLRGEDVVAVVTERTLEWLAAVIAVFKAGGCYLPLEPHFPADRIANVLTRSGSRWVLAERGVPHLAQALVGRDGVELSYLDVLLAQDGPEDDLGLPVAADQLAYIYFTSGSTGEPKGAMCEHNGFLNHLLAKIEDLGVGEGEVIAQTAPQCFDISLWQLVSALLVGGTTRLVPQDVVLDVGRFLDTLSDGGVQVAQLVPSYLEVVLSALEESPRALPRLRCVSVTGEALKKELVERWFRTFPGVLLANAYGLTETSDDTNHEVMDRVPGHRSVPLGRAIRNVRVYVVDERLSPVPLGVPGEIVFSGVCVGRGYINDEARTKAAFGLDPHRPGERLYRSGDFGRWLPGGTLEFLGRRDSQVKINGFRIEIGEIENRLLQVPGVRDGAVVTAGSAERPYLVGYYTGGAEAGPEVVREALAAVLPGYMVPQHLHRRPELPLTANGKIDKKALVRMAAEAEQAAGRDEFQPPATATERRVAALWAGLLKAPLERIGRGSRFVELGGTSLTAIRLAIALDRAVTVKELADTPTVADVAALLDRKADGRPEREAHGTGHTG, via the coding sequence GTGGCGGGGGCGGTCGCCGGCTTCCACGAGTCGCCGGCCGGCGAGGGCAGCTGGCGCGAGGTCATCGCGCAGGTGGCCACCGAGGCGGGACGGGCCGAGGCCCTCCGGGCGTGGGCGGGCGTCGCCGCACAGGACCAGGTCAGCGCCGAACGGGTCGCCGGCTATCTGCTCACGGCGCTGCGCGCGCTGATCGCGGATCCGGACGCACCGCACCATCTGCACAGCCTGCTGTCGCCGGAGGAACTCGCCGTCCAGCTGGAGGATTTCGCCGGGCCCGTCCGCCCCCTCCCGGACCGGCGCTTCCACGAGCTGTTCGAGGAGCGGGTGCGCCGCCACCCCGACGCGGTCGCCGCCGTGCTGGGGGAGCGCTCCTGGACGTACCGGGAACTGAACCGGCGGGCCAACAAGATCGCCTGGTCGCTGCACCACCGGGGGCTGCGCGGCGAGGACGTCGTCGCCGTGGTCACCGAGCGCACCCTGGAGTGGCTGGCCGCCGTGATCGCGGTGTTCAAGGCGGGCGGCTGCTATCTGCCGCTCGAACCGCACTTCCCCGCCGACCGGATCGCCAATGTGCTGACCCGCAGCGGCAGCCGGTGGGTGCTCGCCGAGCGCGGGGTTCCCCATCTGGCGCAGGCGCTCGTCGGCCGCGACGGCGTCGAACTGTCCTACCTCGACGTCCTGCTGGCCCAGGACGGCCCCGAGGACGACCTCGGCCTCCCGGTCGCCGCCGACCAGCTCGCCTACATCTACTTCACCTCCGGTTCCACCGGCGAGCCGAAGGGGGCGATGTGCGAGCACAACGGCTTCCTCAACCACCTCCTGGCCAAGATCGAGGACCTCGGCGTCGGCGAGGGCGAGGTCATCGCCCAGACGGCCCCCCAGTGCTTCGACATCTCCCTGTGGCAGCTGGTCTCCGCCCTGCTGGTCGGCGGCACCACCCGCCTCGTCCCGCAGGACGTCGTCCTGGACGTCGGCAGATTCCTCGACACCCTGTCCGACGGGGGCGTCCAGGTCGCCCAACTGGTCCCCTCCTACCTGGAGGTGGTGCTGTCGGCCCTGGAGGAGAGCCCGCGGGCGCTGCCCCGGCTGCGCTGCGTCTCCGTCACCGGCGAAGCCCTCAAGAAGGAGCTCGTCGAGCGCTGGTTCCGTACCTTCCCGGGGGTGCTCCTGGCCAACGCCTACGGGCTCACCGAGACGTCCGACGACACCAACCACGAGGTGATGGACCGGGTTCCCGGCCACCGCTCGGTGCCGCTCGGCAGGGCGATCCGCAATGTGCGGGTGTACGTGGTCGACGAGCGGCTCTCCCCGGTGCCGCTGGGGGTGCCCGGCGAGATCGTCTTCTCCGGAGTCTGCGTCGGCCGCGGCTACATCAACGACGAGGCCCGTACCAAGGCCGCCTTCGGTCTCGATCCGCACCGGCCGGGCGAGCGGCTCTACCGCTCCGGTGACTTCGGCCGCTGGCTGCCCGGCGGGACGCTGGAGTTCCTCGGCCGCCGCGACTCCCAGGTCAAGATCAACGGATTCCGGATCGAGATCGGCGAGATCGAGAACCGCCTGCTCCAGGTGCCCGGCGTCCGCGACGGCGCGGTGGTGACCGCGGGCAGCGCCGAACGCCCCTATCTGGTCGGCTACTACACCGGCGGCGCGGAGGCGGGCCCCGAGGTGGTGCGGGAGGCGCTGGCCGCGGTGCTGCCCGGCTACATGGTGCCGCAGCATCTGCACCGCCGCCCCGAGCTGCCCCTCACCGCCAACGGCAAGATCGACAAGAAGGCCCTCGTCCGGATGGCGGCCGAGGCGGAACAGGCGGCCGGCCGCGACGAGTTCCAGCCCCCGGCGACCGCCACCGAACGCCGGGTCGCCGCCCTGTGGGCCGGTCTGCTCAAGGCGCCGCTGGAGCGCATCGGCCGCGGTTCGCGCTTCGTCGAGCTCGGCGGCACCTCACTGACCGCGATCCGGCTGGCCATCGCCCTGGACCGGGCGGTGACGGTCAAGGAACTGGCCGACACCCCGACCGTCGCCGACGTGGCCGCGCTGCTGGACCGGAAGGCGGACGGGCGGCCCGAGCGGGAAGCGCACGGGACCGGCCACACCGGCTGA